Proteins found in one Melospiza melodia melodia isolate bMelMel2 chromosome 13, bMelMel2.pri, whole genome shotgun sequence genomic segment:
- the RRAD gene encoding GTP-binding protein RAD, translating to MTLNRGDKRRGSTPFAAQQHLHRRSMPVDERDLRPLPPEELSGLARCTSYSPGGQHRQSWASDSSDSVISSGSDSDGSLYKVILLGEHGVGKTSLARIFGGVEDCADAEEAGNTYDRSIIVDGEEASLVVFDIWEQDDSQWLQNHCMKMGDAYIIVYSVTDKVSFEKASELRIQLRRARQTEDIPIILVGNKSDLVRSREVSVDEGRACAVVFDCKFIETSAALHHNVKDLFEGIVRQIRLRKDSKEDNARRMANAKRRESISKKAKRFLGRIVAKNNKKMAFKAKSKSCHDLSVL from the exons ATGACCCTGAACCGCGGCGACAAGCGGCGCGGCAGCACGCCGTTCGCGGCGCAGCAGCACCTGCACCGCCGCAGCATGCCCGTGGACGAGCGCGACCTGCGGCCGCTGCCGCCCGAGGAGCTGTCGGGCTTGGCGCGCTGCACCTCGTACAGCCCCGGCGGGCAGCACCGCCAGAGCTGGGCCTCCGACTCCTCCGACTCCGTCATCTCCTCGGGCAGCGACTCCGACGGCAGCCTCTACAAGGTGATCCTGCTGGGCGAGCACGGCGTGGGCAAGACCAGCCTGGCGCGCATCTTCGGCGGCGTGGAGGACTGCGCGGACGCCGAGGAGGCCG GAAATACATACGACAGGTCAATTATAGTTGATGGAGAAGAAGCGTCTCTCGTGGTGTTCGATATATGGGAGCAG GATGACAGCCAATGGCTCCAGAACCACTGCATGAAAATGGGAGATGCCTATATTATTGTCTACTCAGTGACAGACAAAGTTAGTTTTGAGAAGGCTTCTGAGCTAAGAATCCAGCTGAGAAGAGCAAGGCAGACAGAAGATATTCCTATAATCCTTGTGGGAAATAAAAGTGACCTGGTCAGGTCCCGGGAGGTCTCAGTTGATG AGGGCCGGGCCTGTGCCGTGGTGTTTGACTGCAAGTTCATCGAGACGTCGGCTGCTCTGCACCACAACGTGAAGGACCTGTTTGAGGGCATCGTGCGGCAGATCCGGCTGCGCAAGGACAGCAAGGAGGACAACGCGCGCAGGATGGCCAACGCCAAGAGGAGGGAGAGCATCAGCAAGAAGGCCAAGCGCTTCCTCGGCAGGATTGTGGCCAAGAACAACAAGAAGATGGCTTTCAAAGCAAAATCCAAGTCTTGCCACGACTTGTCCGTGCTATAG